The following are from one region of the Paenibacillus protaetiae genome:
- a CDS encoding carbohydrate ABC transporter permease encodes MLRNKTAQAVQQVVFVGPAVVFFALILVIPFLLGLYYSFTSWNGVSGHAEWAGLANYKQIFTDDTKFAHAFWFTVKFTAAGVVLTNAAGFLLAYLLTKPLKTRNALRTVFFMPNVIGGLLLGFIWQFIFVKGFAAVGEATGIPLFNWAWLGTEATAFWGIVIVFIWQTAGYLMVIYISSINNVPADVLESAEIDGATRWQVLRHIIVPLVMPAVTVCLFLAISWSFKMFDLNLSLTKGGPFGSTESVAMNIYNEAFSNNRYGLGTAKAVIFFIVVAVITSLQVKLTKSKEVEA; translated from the coding sequence ATGCTCCGCAACAAAACCGCCCAAGCGGTACAACAAGTTGTATTTGTCGGCCCTGCCGTCGTATTTTTCGCGCTCATTCTGGTCATTCCTTTTCTGCTCGGCTTATATTATTCGTTCACGAGCTGGAACGGCGTGTCCGGTCATGCGGAATGGGCGGGCCTGGCCAACTATAAGCAAATTTTTACGGACGATACCAAGTTCGCGCATGCCTTCTGGTTTACAGTCAAATTTACGGCCGCCGGCGTCGTGCTGACGAACGCAGCCGGATTTCTGCTCGCTTATTTGCTGACCAAACCGCTCAAAACGCGCAACGCTTTGCGCACGGTGTTTTTTATGCCGAACGTCATCGGCGGCCTGCTGCTCGGCTTCATCTGGCAGTTTATTTTCGTCAAAGGGTTTGCCGCAGTAGGGGAAGCGACGGGCATCCCGTTGTTCAACTGGGCTTGGCTCGGCACGGAAGCGACGGCTTTCTGGGGCATCGTCATCGTCTTTATTTGGCAAACGGCCGGCTACCTGATGGTTATCTATATCTCTTCGATCAACAACGTGCCGGCGGATGTGCTGGAATCGGCCGAGATCGACGGCGCCACGCGCTGGCAGGTGCTGCGCCACATTATTGTCCCGCTTGTGATGCCGGCGGTTACGGTATGCCTGTTCCTCGCCATCTCCTGGTCGTTCAAAATGTTCGACCTCAACCTGTCGCTGACGAAAGGCGGGCCGTTCGGCTCCACTGAATCGGTGGCGATGAATATTTACAACGAAGCGTTCTCGAATAACCGGTACGGGCTTGGCACCGCCAAAGCCGTCATTTTCTTTATTGTCGTGGCTGTCATTACAAGCTTGCAGGTGAAGCTGACAAAAAGCAAGGAGGTCGAAGCGTAA
- a CDS encoding ABC transporter substrate-binding protein, whose translation MKRNVLLSFTLLLAFVLVLSGCGGNNNESGSGNSKESSGSAAKGETKTIKIFQFKVEIAEALNRLKTDYEASHPGIKLDIQTVGGGSDYGAALKAKFASGEEPDIFNVGGQSDLDTWIDNVEDLSNEKWASDVIDVAKEPLTRDGKLYGQPMNIEGYGFIYNKDLFAKAGITEVPTTLSGLEDAAKKLQAAGITPFVNGYQELWVLGNHLLNVAFAHQQDPAGFVKGLNDGTASIADNEVFSNWVKLFDLTLKYSNKNPLTTDYNTEMAMFAGGEAAITQQGNWTQTMIDGVNPNLNLGIMPMPISDDSKENDTIYVGVPNYWVVNKNSPVKAEAKEFLNWLATTPEGQKYITEDFKFIPAFKNITTTSDVLGDLGSSVLEYSQQGKTLGWYFNNYPDGAFNEFGSQMQAYIAGNTDAAGLLKNLQQTWDNLKAK comes from the coding sequence ATGAAAAGAAACGTATTGCTTTCTTTTACTCTGCTTCTCGCATTCGTGCTTGTCCTTTCGGGATGCGGCGGCAACAATAACGAAAGCGGCAGCGGAAACAGCAAGGAGTCGTCCGGCAGCGCGGCCAAAGGCGAAACGAAAACGATTAAAATCTTTCAATTTAAAGTCGAAATCGCCGAGGCGCTGAACCGGCTGAAGACGGATTACGAAGCATCCCATCCCGGCATTAAGCTGGATATCCAGACGGTAGGCGGCGGCTCCGATTACGGCGCTGCGCTGAAAGCGAAGTTTGCTTCCGGCGAAGAGCCGGACATCTTTAACGTAGGCGGCCAATCCGACCTCGACACGTGGATCGACAACGTTGAAGATTTGTCGAACGAGAAGTGGGCGTCCGACGTCATCGACGTGGCGAAAGAACCTCTGACCCGTGACGGCAAGCTGTACGGGCAGCCGATGAACATTGAAGGCTACGGCTTTATTTACAACAAGGACCTGTTCGCCAAAGCGGGCATTACGGAAGTGCCAACGACGCTTTCCGGCCTGGAAGACGCTGCGAAAAAACTGCAGGCTGCAGGCATCACGCCGTTCGTAAACGGCTATCAGGAGCTGTGGGTGCTCGGCAACCATTTGCTGAACGTGGCATTTGCCCATCAGCAGGACCCGGCCGGCTTCGTAAAAGGCTTGAACGACGGAACGGCTTCCATTGCAGACAACGAAGTGTTCAGCAACTGGGTGAAGCTGTTTGACCTGACGCTCAAATACAGCAACAAAAACCCGCTTACAACGGATTACAACACCGAAATGGCGATGTTTGCCGGCGGCGAGGCGGCGATTACGCAGCAGGGCAACTGGACGCAAACGATGATTGACGGCGTGAACCCGAACTTGAACCTGGGCATTATGCCGATGCCGATCAGCGATGATTCGAAAGAAAACGATACGATTTACGTTGGCGTGCCGAACTATTGGGTGGTAAACAAAAATTCCCCGGTCAAAGCGGAAGCGAAAGAGTTCCTGAACTGGCTTGCTACAACGCCGGAAGGGCAAAAATATATTACCGAGGACTTCAAATTCATCCCGGCGTTCAAAAACATCACGACAACTTCCGATGTGCTCGGCGATCTCGGCTCTTCCGTTCTGGAATACAGCCAGCAGGGCAAAACGCTGGGCTGGTACTTCAACAATTATCCGGACGGTGCCTTTAATGAATTCGGCAGCCAAATGCAGGCTTACATCGCAGGCAATACGGATGCCGCAGGACTGCTTAAAAATTTACAGCAAACGTGGGATAATCTGAAAGCGAAATAA
- a CDS encoding response regulator transcription factor gives MKALLVDDEPHVREAIRLLADWQRFGIDEVLEASDGEAATELIREQSPAIVITDMRMPRKDGKELLTWISDNAPSSKVLVVSGYDEFELVRHAIRSGGTDYILKPVEPDALNEAISRAAAAWCKEEAARSRQISQSIELNRMKPHYTDKLLSDMLAGQADAEELAGKLRQLAASADPPAACRVAVLSLEHCDRELLDKFQSYRQLLVFTLLNISNEVLGHKGAAFRHLGQYGEVVLLYWDGAAPFRTALDQINDGMKMTIGRKLHFGVSEPGSVPEQAGKRYAEASALLWRRNLLPAAGKTDCFIHDGASDYGQLRFPRLAARADKLRLAALSGSREQMAAETEDWLGEMRELPWITPEYVSEWNEEWDWLQKQWELDAAGKPAEAKEEESLEEVSHPLPLDSRGMLDWEQWRAMMVGRLEAASRLLASQPNKDNHIIYDIADYITARYKEELSLQDIASHFFLSREYISRKFKQEFGVTMSDYISRIRMERAKVLLMNGQLRIAQVAEMVGYQDENYFSKVFKKQEGIRPGEYRKQFKPEE, from the coding sequence ATGAAGGCCTTACTGGTGGACGACGAACCACATGTACGGGAAGCGATTCGGCTGCTGGCGGACTGGCAGCGCTTTGGCATCGACGAGGTGCTGGAAGCTTCCGACGGCGAAGCGGCAACGGAGCTGATCCGGGAGCAGTCACCCGCAATCGTCATTACCGATATGCGCATGCCTCGCAAAGACGGCAAGGAGCTGCTCACCTGGATCAGCGACAACGCTCCTTCCAGCAAAGTGCTTGTCGTCAGCGGGTATGACGAATTTGAGCTGGTCCGCCATGCGATTCGCAGCGGCGGCACCGACTACATCCTGAAGCCGGTGGAGCCGGACGCGCTGAACGAAGCAATCAGCCGGGCGGCCGCCGCCTGGTGCAAAGAAGAAGCGGCGCGAAGCAGACAGATCAGCCAGTCAATCGAGCTGAACCGGATGAAGCCGCATTATACGGACAAGCTGCTGAGCGACATGCTTGCGGGACAAGCAGATGCGGAGGAGCTGGCCGGGAAGCTTCGGCAGCTGGCTGCATCAGCCGATCCGCCCGCCGCTTGCCGCGTAGCCGTGCTCAGCCTCGAGCACTGCGACCGCGAGCTGCTGGACAAGTTCCAAAGCTACCGCCAGCTGCTCGTCTTTACGCTGCTGAACATCAGCAACGAGGTGCTGGGGCATAAAGGCGCCGCTTTCCGCCATTTGGGCCAATACGGCGAAGTCGTGCTTCTTTATTGGGACGGCGCGGCTCCTTTCCGTACTGCGCTGGATCAAATCAATGACGGAATGAAAATGACGATCGGACGGAAGCTGCATTTTGGAGTAAGCGAACCCGGATCGGTTCCGGAACAAGCAGGCAAACGGTATGCCGAAGCTTCCGCCTTGCTGTGGCGGCGCAATTTGCTTCCTGCTGCGGGTAAAACGGACTGCTTCATCCATGACGGCGCTTCCGATTACGGCCAGCTCCGCTTTCCCCGGCTCGCTGCAAGAGCGGACAAGCTGCGGCTTGCCGCATTAAGCGGCAGCCGGGAGCAGATGGCCGCCGAAACGGAAGATTGGCTTGGCGAGATGCGGGAACTGCCGTGGATAACGCCGGAATATGTTTCCGAATGGAACGAGGAATGGGATTGGCTGCAAAAGCAGTGGGAGCTTGATGCGGCCGGCAAGCCGGCAGAAGCTAAAGAAGAGGAATCGCTGGAAGAAGTATCGCATCCGCTGCCCCTGGACAGCCGCGGGATGCTCGACTGGGAGCAGTGGCGCGCCATGATGGTTGGCCGGCTGGAGGCGGCATCCCGCTTGCTGGCGTCTCAGCCTAATAAGGACAACCACATCATTTACGATATTGCAGATTACATTACGGCCCGGTATAAGGAAGAGCTGTCACTGCAAGATATCGCGTCGCATTTTTTCCTCAGCCGCGAATATATATCCCGGAAGTTCAAACAGGAATTTGGCGTTACGATGTCCGATTACATTAGCCGCATCCGCATGGAACGAGCCAAGGTGCTGCTGATGAACGGGCAGCTCCGCATTGCCCAAGTGGCCGAGATGGTTGGCTACCAGGACGAAAACTACTTTAGCAAAGTGTTCAAAAAGCAGGAAGGTATCCGCCCTGGCGAATACCGCAAACAGTTCAAGCCGGAGGAATAA
- a CDS encoding carbohydrate ABC transporter permease, giving the protein MAGLKKYGWGTLAIELVMALIGLLFLIPFYFLIVNSVKSFSEILTSSASLPSHLAWNNYSRAWDITKFPVALRNSLVITVVTNVLLAFASAMTAYRMVRRNTRFNRLLFTVFVAAMVVPFQSIMIPLMKVGSTLHLMNSIPGLIVAYMGFGLPLSVFLFHGFVKSIPLEIEEAARVDGSNAYGVFFRIALPLLKPMFVTVMILNTLWVWNDYLLPSLMLQSVSLRTIPIATFAFFGTFTKQWDLALPALTLGILPIVVFFLASQRYIVEGITQGAVKG; this is encoded by the coding sequence ATGGCCGGATTGAAAAAATACGGATGGGGCACGCTTGCGATCGAGCTGGTAATGGCGCTGATCGGCTTGCTGTTCCTGATCCCGTTTTATTTCCTGATCGTCAATTCCGTCAAATCGTTTAGCGAAATTTTGACGAGCTCGGCCAGCCTGCCGTCGCATTTGGCCTGGAACAATTATTCCCGCGCTTGGGATATTACGAAATTTCCGGTGGCGCTCCGCAACTCTCTGGTTATTACGGTTGTGACGAACGTGCTGCTGGCGTTTGCCAGCGCGATGACCGCTTACCGGATGGTACGCCGCAATACACGGTTCAACCGGCTGCTGTTCACGGTGTTCGTCGCGGCGATGGTCGTCCCGTTCCAATCCATCATGATTCCGCTTATGAAGGTTGGCAGCACGCTTCACTTGATGAACTCGATTCCCGGCCTCATTGTGGCGTATATGGGCTTTGGCCTGCCGCTGTCGGTATTCCTGTTCCACGGCTTCGTGAAGTCGATTCCGCTTGAAATTGAAGAAGCGGCCCGGGTCGACGGCTCGAATGCGTACGGCGTTTTCTTCCGGATCGCGCTTCCGCTCTTGAAGCCGATGTTTGTAACGGTTATGATTTTGAACACGCTGTGGGTATGGAACGATTACTTGCTGCCTTCGCTCATGCTGCAGTCCGTGTCGCTCCGCACGATCCCGATTGCGACGTTCGCTTTCTTCGGAACATTCACGAAGCAATGGGATTTGGCGCTTCCGGCGCTTACGCTTGGCATCCTGCCGATCGTTGTTTTTTTCCTTGCTTCGCAGCGGTATATTGTCGAAGGCATTACGCAAGGAGCGGTTAAAGGGTAA
- a CDS encoding cache domain-containing sensor histidine kinase — translation MKMDSIRTKMIVFMIAVTMVPMVVSLFVTFGYTRESGKEQAIAENTRLIFQGKTNLDNYLSGLSRASLAVYTDPHFVRNLSLSVNDYHAIAEIYTTLQNIQNASSDFVQVYLHSRLTNQSTLVTNSSPTREIRDEPYPGTVDPQNRITYTSAPHQIHSYGFPISPNVNRNLEVFTFYRSVTRVPKPEQLAVLAIDVRLDGIAAITSRLFEPGEEELYLIDGEGGIIYSSNEALIGSKLDNPSLLERIRQGSSGHFDSGNAVHIYEKLNSSFAGWTLVKTIPHHTLYKNSTRLTSINVIIAVATMLIVIFGTLFISIRITSPIQKLAGYMKQIQTGRLDVEIDLQSRDEIGLLARSFRQMMDRINNLILKEYRLELANKNSQLKMLQAQINPHFLYNSLQSIGTLALRHNVPKIYTLLSSLSNLMRYSMRSSQPLVPLRDELDHLRRFLELQKERFGEQFGFTEHVEAASLNAFVPKMILQPLAENYFKHGMHPDYGSGELALSSSLAEDGMLTIVMRNNGAPIAPDKLKELSDMTDRWNEPSSVQDDGSIGLMNVMLRLKLYTDESARLWIENIQPHGVMVTLQFRAEAAAVKEMEI, via the coding sequence ATGAAGATGGACAGCATCCGGACAAAAATGATCGTATTTATGATAGCGGTTACGATGGTTCCCATGGTCGTATCGCTATTCGTCACCTTCGGCTACACGCGCGAGTCCGGCAAGGAGCAGGCCATCGCGGAAAATACCCGCCTGATTTTTCAAGGCAAAACGAATCTGGACAATTATTTGAGCGGGCTGAGCCGCGCGTCGCTTGCCGTCTATACCGATCCGCATTTCGTGCGCAATCTGTCGCTCAGCGTCAACGATTATCATGCGATCGCCGAAATTTACACGACGCTGCAGAACATTCAAAACGCAAGCAGCGACTTCGTGCAGGTCTATTTGCACTCTCGTCTGACGAACCAATCGACGCTGGTCACGAACAGCTCGCCGACCCGCGAAATCCGCGACGAGCCTTATCCCGGCACGGTTGATCCCCAGAACCGGATTACGTATACATCCGCGCCGCATCAAATTCACAGTTACGGCTTTCCCATTTCGCCCAACGTCAACCGCAATCTGGAGGTGTTCACCTTCTACCGGTCGGTGACCCGCGTTCCGAAACCCGAGCAGCTTGCCGTGCTCGCCATCGACGTCCGGCTGGACGGCATCGCCGCCATTACAAGCCGCCTGTTCGAGCCGGGCGAAGAAGAACTGTATCTGATCGACGGCGAAGGCGGCATCATATACAGCAGCAATGAGGCGCTAATCGGCTCGAAGCTGGACAACCCCTCCTTGCTGGAACGTATCCGGCAAGGCAGCAGCGGGCATTTTGACAGCGGGAACGCCGTTCACATCTACGAGAAGCTGAATTCATCGTTTGCCGGCTGGACGCTTGTGAAAACCATCCCGCATCATACGCTGTACAAAAACTCGACCCGGCTCACAAGCATCAACGTCATCATTGCGGTCGCTACGATGCTGATCGTCATCTTCGGCACATTGTTTATTTCGATCCGCATTACCAGCCCGATCCAAAAACTTGCCGGCTACATGAAGCAAATCCAGACCGGGCGCCTGGACGTGGAAATTGACTTGCAGTCACGCGACGAGATCGGGCTGCTTGCCCGCAGCTTCCGGCAAATGATGGACCGGATCAACAATCTGATCCTGAAGGAATACCGGCTGGAACTCGCCAACAAAAACAGCCAGCTCAAAATGCTGCAGGCGCAAATCAACCCGCATTTTCTGTACAATTCGCTGCAGTCGATCGGTACGCTGGCGCTGCGCCATAACGTGCCGAAAATTTATACTTTGCTGTCGTCCTTGTCGAACCTGATGCGGTATTCGATGCGCAGCAGCCAGCCGCTTGTCCCGCTCCGGGACGAACTTGACCACTTGCGGCGTTTCCTGGAGCTCCAGAAGGAGCGGTTCGGAGAGCAGTTCGGGTTCACCGAGCATGTAGAAGCGGCAAGCTTAAACGCCTTTGTCCCGAAAATGATTCTGCAGCCGCTCGCGGAAAATTATTTCAAGCACGGCATGCATCCGGATTACGGCAGCGGTGAACTCGCTTTATCCAGCTCCTTGGCGGAGGACGGAATGCTGACGATCGTCATGCGCAACAACGGCGCGCCGATTGCTCCGGACAAGCTGAAGGAGCTAAGCGACATGACGGACCGGTGGAACGAGCCTTCCTCCGTGCAGGATGACGGCAGCATCGGCCTGATGAACGTCATGCTGCGGCTGAAGCTCTACACCGACGAGAGCGCACGGTTATGGATTGAAAATATACAGCCCCACGGGGTAATGGTTACACTGCAATTCCGGGCGGAAGCTGCGGCTGTAAAGGAGATGGAAATATGA
- a CDS encoding bifunctional cystathionine gamma-lyase/homocysteine desulfhydrase has translation MKRLTKLIHGGTPVDPHTGAVNVPIYQTSTYKQDDIGVHRGYEYSRTGNPTRHALEELIKELEGGARGLAFSSGLAAIHAVLSLLDSGDHVLVTDDVYGGTYRIITRVLSRMGIEATFVDTSDLHALEQAIQPRTKALFVETPTNPLLKLTDIAAVSRWTKANGLLFIVDNTFSTPYWQTPLALGADIVVHSATKYLGGHSDVVAGLAVTASEKLGEELHYIQNAVGGVLGPHDAWLLIRGMKTLGLRMEAHEANARAIAGFLASHPAVRRVYYPGLPWHPQHELARRQALGFGGMISFDAGSAEQASKVLGKVRYFTLAESLGAVESLISVPARMTHASIPKERREQLGITDGLLRLSVGIEDQEDLIADLEQSLEG, from the coding sequence ATGAAGCGGTTAACCAAGCTGATTCATGGCGGCACGCCGGTCGATCCGCATACGGGAGCGGTGAATGTGCCGATCTACCAGACCAGCACCTACAAGCAGGACGATATCGGCGTCCATCGCGGTTATGAATATTCCCGTACCGGCAACCCGACCCGTCACGCGCTGGAGGAGCTGATCAAGGAGCTCGAGGGCGGTGCGCGCGGGCTGGCCTTCAGCTCCGGGCTGGCGGCAATTCATGCGGTGCTGTCACTGCTGGACAGCGGCGACCATGTGCTGGTTACGGACGATGTATACGGCGGAACGTATCGGATCATTACGCGTGTGCTGAGCCGGATGGGCATTGAAGCGACATTTGTGGACACCTCCGATCTGCACGCTTTGGAGCAGGCAATTCAGCCCCGCACGAAAGCGCTGTTTGTGGAGACGCCGACTAACCCGCTGCTCAAGCTGACCGATATTGCCGCCGTATCGCGCTGGACGAAGGCAAACGGGCTGCTGTTTATCGTCGACAATACGTTCAGCACGCCCTATTGGCAGACGCCGCTGGCGCTTGGCGCCGACATTGTGGTCCATTCCGCTACCAAATATTTGGGCGGGCACAGCGATGTGGTCGCAGGTCTTGCCGTCACGGCAAGCGAGAAGCTGGGCGAGGAGCTGCATTATATTCAAAATGCCGTCGGCGGCGTGCTTGGTCCTCATGACGCATGGCTGCTCATCCGTGGCATGAAAACATTAGGGCTGCGCATGGAAGCCCATGAAGCAAACGCCCGCGCCATCGCCGGCTTTTTGGCGTCGCATCCGGCTGTCCGCCGGGTCTATTACCCCGGCTTGCCGTGGCATCCGCAGCATGAGCTGGCGCGGCGGCAGGCGCTTGGCTTCGGCGGCATGATTTCGTTTGATGCCGGCAGTGCGGAGCAAGCGTCAAAGGTGCTTGGCAAAGTGCGTTATTTTACGCTCGCGGAAAGCTTGGGGGCGGTGGAAAGCCTGATTTCCGTTCCGGCCAGAATGACGCATGCGTCCATTCCGAAGGAGCGGCGGGAGCAGCTTGGCATAACCGACGGGCTGCTGCGGCTGTCGGTGGGGATTGAAGACCAGGAGGATTTGATCGCCGATCTGGAGCAAAGCCTGGAAGGATAA